Proteins from one Impatiens glandulifera chromosome 2, dImpGla2.1, whole genome shotgun sequence genomic window:
- the LOC124925622 gene encoding protein FAF-like, chloroplastic, whose translation MLSGAVGKCLLLASPLKVEEETKVINEKQGIVSILLSEPTQAKIATSSLRRNLSADMSSAKWLPQNGLSSSMKKIASSEQLAISLEDNQDDEEKVPEQDDVWRSIQLKKKKTEVENEKPVCTQLDTWSSILSQNAKEDSNNLPPYVHPLAKTSTGSLSEKSLQICTESLGSETGSEGFSSYTPPEKSESEEDKEEEEVQQKEAPVEKYSDPCDREEWQAIKCMYSTKSTTPRSFPPPLPSLAQSVGPTLHMQSRRLEGRLLLEAVSVPSQNCFHAQRQDGRLVLQLHDNQNLSEMKDEEDEMDEEEMDPVDDIDVDNDIYIDEDFESELEDEMDGEVEEMVTQELITAPRSTIPFKNIMRIDNKSPTWPPTNRINKEEIEVESDQEEELEELTAMPQSLPPVARLIRAPAGAAGSFNAYDYFWRTKPTMINPINQQSPAQKYSNNMTILPNSSKADKQQEPVFLRGNNAEYLVPLVRGCNDSSKKSLQICEPYCVATS comes from the coding sequence ATGCTATCAGGTGCAGTTGGCAAATGCCTTCTCTTGGCTTCCCCTCTCAAGGTTGAAGAAGAAACTAAGGTCATCAATGAAAAACAAGGCATAGTTTCAATCCTACTATCAGAGCCTACACAGGCAAAGATAGCCACATCTTCCCTGAGGAGAAATCTCTCAGCAGACATGTCCTCTGCAAAATGGTTGCCTCAAAATGGATTATCCTCATCCATGAAGAAGATTGCCTCATCTGAGCAACTAGCAATCTCTTTGGAGGATAATCAGGATGATGAGGAGAAGGTGCCAGAACAGGACGATGTGTGGAGGTCAATccaactgaagaagaagaagacagagGTTGAAAATGAAAAGCCAGTCTGTACTCAGCTCGATACATGGAGCTCAATACTATCACAGAATGCCAAAGAGGATTCCAACAACCTTCCACCATACGTACATCCTCTTGCCAAGACATCCACCGGCTCCTTGAGTGAAAAAAGCCTTCAGATTTGCACTGAGAGCCTTGGCTCAGAGACTGGGTCTGAAGGATTTTCCTCATACACGCCCCCTGAGAAAAGTGAATCGGAAGAGGacaaggaagaagaagaagtacaACAAAAGGAAGCCCCGGTTGAGAAATACTCAGATCCTTGTGATCGAGAAGAATGGCAAGCTATAAAGTGCATGTACTCTACTAAATCGACGACACCTCGTTCTTtccctcctcctcttccttcCCTGGCCCAAAGTGTTGGCCCCACTCTTCACATGCAATCTCGTCGCCTAGAAGGAAGGTTGCTACTGGAAGCTGTTTCGGTTCCTTCACAAAACTGTTTTCATGCTCAACGCCAAGATGGGCGCCTTGTACTTCAACTCCACGACAATCAAAATCTTTCAGAAATGAAAGATGAGGAAGATGAAATGGACGAAGAAGAAATGGATCCAGTAGATGACATTGACGTTGACAATGACATTTACATTGATGAAGACTTTGAATCAGAACTAGAAGATGAAATGGACGGAGAAGTGGAAGAAATGGTTACACAAGAGCTAATAACCGCCCCTAGATCAACCATACCGTTCAAAAATATTATGAGAATCGACAACAAGAGTCCAACATGGCCGCCAACAAACAGGATCAACAAAGAGGAAATTGAGGTGGAAtcagatcaagaagaagaattgGAGGAATTGACGGCAATGCCACAATCACTGCCACCTGTGGCTCGGCTGATACGTGCTCCAGCAGGAGCAGCTGGCTCTTTCAATGCTTATGACTACTTCTGGAGGACCAAGCCAACCATGATCAATCCAATCAACCAACAGAGCCCAGCTCAGAAATACAGCAACAATATGACCATTCTACCCAATAGCTCCAAGGCAGACAAACAACAAGAGCCAGTCTTCCTCAGAGGGAACAATGCCGAATACTTGGTTCCTTTGGTGAGAGGCTGCAATGATTCTTCCAAGAAGTCACTTCAAATTTGTGAGCCCTATTGCGTTGCCACATCCTGA